TAAtccttgttgttgcctcacctcatgataccagttctttcaaggcgaggcatagcgatgatgatgttccataatgtaatcggaggttcccgactttacgtcactccgatagagtacaaCTTTTATTTGAGCTCTTATGCACGCTTCATGATAAGTACATGTGcctgattacaccgtgcctagatggccgggcatgacactgcTAGGGAGGGcggcatatgattacaccgtgcctagatggccgggcatgacaccgctaggGCCGGCGGCATATgctaacaccgtgcctagttggccggacatgacaccactagtgggcggcgtgatatgactaccccggacgcgggaggcccggacgcgggctaatgatgttactgATTTAGatagattatgtatgtatatgtgatatgtttgaaaggtaaaagtaagcatgcatgattccgcctcaagaggcaagcaactacaattatcttttcttcttatgctttctatgttCCCTTATTATGGTAtcgtatatgccttacatactcagtacattgttcgtactgacgtcattttcttttggacattgtgttcatgcccacaggtagacagagggacggtccagatccttaggagcctgatcagcttgcacaggagcacttccctACTCCGAAGGTGCAGTTTTTGATATGTTCTTCCATGTATATATTCgagcacgatggggtcctgtcccgtccttatgttcagtactccagttagaggctcgtggatacatatgtgtgggtagtggaTGTCTTATGATCACCCAGTGTATATTGTTATATATTCTTTTACAACCGTGAGGGCttaagtatgcatatatatatatatatatatatatatatatatatatatatatatatatatatatatatatatatatatatatatatatagatgtgtgtgtgtgttttcttGGTGATTACGTGTGTACAGGCTGGGTATGATggttagcataatgagtggtgctcggtagtcagcttcgggtacccgtcatggcctactggttgggtcgtgacaaaagcggtatcagagcagttctgtcctagggtgtgtctacgagccgtgtccagtagagtcttgtttatgggtgtgaagcgcgccacacttataaacaagaggctgtggaGCATTTAGGAAAACTGACCGTTCTTCTTctccatagatcgtgcgatagagctatgttataagattttctttcCCTAATTGTGCATTATGGTTTCAGCGTtgtcggtaaagagaaaagcaacagccgcccagaaaggcagACTGTGGCAGGAAGACGGGTTGAATAGGAGCCGCCGGTACACGTAGacgagggtgagtcccataatgaagCTCCATCTTACacttctcacactccgcctgctctatgatgagtggtgctcggtagtaagctccgggtactcgtcatggcccactgattgggtcgtgacaaatacaaTGTTCTTAATTCTTCTTCTCTCAACTGTTCATCTCTTCTTTTCTttaatcttcttcttcttcttcttcttcttcttctcaatCATAGAACTCATTAACGGAGTCTTGATTAACTCCAAGTGTCATGTTCATTCTTGAGCTTAGTGTATTCTTCTTCCCGCTTCTTGTTCTTCCATCTAGCCCTTCTGTTCTGGAACCCGACAACAACTTGCCTCGGGTCTAGTCCTAGCTCCGAAGCAAGCTTGTCTTTCCTCTCTGACTCAAGTCTGTGCTCATTCCCAAAACTCTGTTCAAGCATATTCACTTGTTCATCACTAAGTTTTCTCTTCCTCATCATCACCCCACTTGCTTCTCCTTTGTTCTTCTTTCTCCACCTCCTTGGTTTTGCCTCTCCTATAATAAACATCTCATTAATTAACCTGTTGTAACAGGTAACTTTTCTTACTTTTCACGATCTATAATAGATATCTTTTAAGTGATTTGGTAGTGTAATTTTTTTCTAATGCTTCAATGTATAAAAATTAAACGCAAGTGATACTATTACTTTTAAGGTTCGTACTAAcaatatagacacacacacaatCAATATATTGATGATACACTCAATTATATAAGGGATTAGGTCCGAAGAAAAGTAAGAAGCCTTTTTAGTTGTGATTTGCTAGCGTGTCCTTTTCCGGTCAATTCTCAAGCTTTATGCTATGGTAGAAGTTAGTTAGTGTAAGAAGCAACAGAAGCGCCCATCACTCTCATTATTTTACAGGATTTACGTTGAACTAGTTTGATGCAAATTATATTACGTACGATTAAGGACGTCATTAATCAATTAGTATGACAACGAAATTGAAGATTGTACATTGCAACATATATAGACACCACGTGAAAAGCCAAGTTATAGTATATTCCATCTTGCTAGCTCCTAGCTAGTCAAATACTAACAATAACACACACTAGTAAACCAACGGTGAAAAGACTAATGTACAGACATAGTAATTAGTTGGGTCATtatctacatatacatagattTTTGCGGGCTTAATACTAAAAAGTTGAATATTAAATTAATCACATGTGATATGGCATGTACAGGTTAACCCATTCCAATCCCTGAGCATAAGTGTTTTCAGGTGCATAAAATCCATTATCCAATCCGAATTCCCCAAGAAAAGGAGGTTCCATGGCTGCTTCCATTGAGAGTGATGAAGTAGTTGGGCTATTGCTCGGAACGCCGTCCATCAGCAGCCGTTGTATCTCCTTCTCTGCTTCAGACAGCTGCTCCTTTAGCTTCAAAACCTGCACCAAAATTATGTATCGGTTTAACTTATATACGCAGACAGATaatatatgaaatatttttaCATTTTCCAGGGTAATTTAACCTATTGTAAAAGATTGATAGGGTAAGAATTCTTTTAGACTGTCAGTGTATAAATAGTTTAACTCCCTTATCAAAAGTTTAGTGTACGAATTAAATGGCCAGCCTGGACAAATGTAGTATTTGGCATTGTTTCGACTTGAACAATTAATGTAAGCAAATATTTTTAATAATATAATACTCCGTCCATTTCAATTTATGCTTCTCAGTTTTATAGGCATATAGTTCAAGAATAACGAGAATTTTTTGATCTTATAAATTTAAACTAAAAAATGGATATTTAGGAGTAGTTAAAAAACTTGTATCCACTAAATTTATAAGTATTACTTCTCACTAGAAGTATGTATAGATTAGATTGGATTAAAAATCTGGGACGTCCAAGTGTGAAGAAATAGCATATTGGCATGTGCAGCTCCAGAAGAGGGGCTGTACTAAGCTACCTTAAAGAATGGTGTACGAAGGATAAATTATTGGAGGATGTAATAACTTTTGCTGCTTTAGGGGGTGGCAGTCTCCAAGTttctttccttctttgtcaatttTTCACTGGTTCATACGCTACACGTACGTCTTAATAATTGATTTCTCTTCTCTTCAATTCTTATAATAATATATCCACACGCAACACACCGTGGCTCTATGCTTGTCAATACATGACATGTCTCTATTTTTATTTTGCTATCTTCTTTTGGACACATATATAGGTACCGATTTCTTAAGTTGTTATGTCCATTTTGCTTCCTGCATTTACATGAATATGTCCGTTCTAATTTATAAGTCATTATTCTCATTTCTTTTATCACCAAAAGTTATATTTAGGTGGTAAGTACTTCTTGATATTTTTCATAAGAGTTTTTGATCGGTTAGATCACTAAAATGGAATTACTTTTAAGTAAAGAGCGCTCTATCTCCAAAGTGGATTTTCCGTCGCAAATTGGGATTAGTAATACCTTTAATTAGAGATCAAACATCAGATGGAGAAAAATATTATTCCCAGTTTTTAAAGTTCCAATTTAGTTGACGTTTTATTTCTAACAGCTTTCAAGATTTTCAAGTAACATACTATTAAACTGTTTAACTTTCAAATTGAACTCTAATATTCTTCTTTCACCATCACTAATATAATCCATGTCAAAttaatttaaattttactattAAACTGTTTAACTTTCAAATTGAACTCTAATATTCTTCTTTCACCATCACTAACATAATCCATGTCAAattaatttaaattttatattcAGTCAAATACCGTAATATTATAATATAAAGTAGATGGAATATGCTTTTAGGATCACATAAACATTAATCTCTAAATCTTAGTTATCCAACTAAACTCTTGTACTTGGTTTTCGCAAACAAATTCTAAGAATTGAAACCAATACTCCTATATTCTTATACAAGTTTTTTTTACACTATCAATAGTTATTAAACtcggaattaaaaaaaaaaaaaaggaaaagagagaCGGACCTCATTTTCAAGACGGCATTTGTCAACAATGTTAATGTCATGTTCATTCTTGAGCTTAGAGTATTCTTCCTCCAGCTTCTTGCTCTTCCATCTAGCCCTTCTGTTCTGGAACCACACGGCAACTTGCCTCGGGTCAAGTCCTAGCTCTGAAGCAAGCTTGTCTTTCCTCTCTGACTCAAGTTTGTGCTCATTCCCAAAACTCTGTTCGAGCATATTCACTTGTTCATCACTAAGCTTTCTCTTCCTCATCATTACCCCACTTGCTTCTCCTttgttcttctttcttcttctccttggTTTCGCCTCTCCTATAATAAACATCTCATTAATCAACCTCTTGTAACATGCAACTTTTCTTATTTTTCACGTTACTTATCTCATTTTTCAGGGAGTAATTAATAGTTATATTTTAAGTGATCTGGTGTAGTGTAATTTTTTTCTAATGCTTCAATGTATAAAAATTAAACTCAAGTAATAATAGTACTTTTCAGGTTCGTACTAACAAAATAAGAGtttaacttttatatatatatatatatatatatatatatatatacactaaatCTTTATACTATCTATCAGGTCATCTAAATAATATATAAAAGTAATTTATCATAAAAAAGAATTAAATTAGTAACCTGAAAATAAGTTGATCAAACATATTGATATATAGTACTGTTTTATACACCGTTAATATGTACAAGTATATGTAAATCCTAAAGACAAAGTCATAGTACTGACCTTGTTGAGGTAACTGTTGAGTGTAGTTACCAGGATAGTACTGAGAAATAAGTAGCATTTGATCATCATTCTGAGGATTCTTGCTGCTTGTCATAATTATTTCTTTTGGCTCCGAGTGTTTCTCTTGTTCTTGTTGCTTTTGCTTTCTGGTGCAGAAATGAAAGTGGATAAAATGTGTAGCTAGCTATGGGAGAAAGATAGCAGTGAGGACTTTTAGTTAAAAAAGCTGGAATGAAGAGACTAAGGAGTTTGTTGTCTAATTAAGACTCTGGTAGAGTGCCTCCTGTGACTTCATTTATAAGGGCAGTCCTCTCAAATGAACCTCACTTGTACTAACAAATATCCAATTTGCCATCTATCTAATGGTTTGAGTGTAttctaggattttttttttattttatgcctcaTACACGTGATAATAGTTGTGTGAGGATTTTTTCTTAAGATTTGCCTCACGAGTGATGTGAGGCTTTTTTTCAATCTCACAAGTTAGTGGACTAGAAGCAGGGGCGACTTTAGGTATAAAATTTGGAGCACGCGAACTCATTGTCTCTCCATAGaactaggtattttatgtatatattttataaaatttgtaTATTAGTATCTGCTGGAACTCATGCTACAAAAAGGCTAAATGATACATTTGGTTGAAAGTTGAATTATTTACCTAGAGGACTAAGTATCGATTTCCACTTAATttttttagagcctgtttggattgacttattttaggtgtttttaagtcaaaatagcttttaagtacttttgtagtgtttgaataaaataaaaaagtgctttgaagcacttgtttttaagctaaaacaacaaaaataaggcaaaagccataagtccatccaaacgaGCTCATAGTGGTGAAGTCATGTTTCAGAAATCTCATATTCGCCTCTGACCACAAGTATGTGATTCTTAAAGTGTGAGAACTTGGGTCCACCTACTTatgaacccaaaaaaaaaaaaagggtcgcACAATTATTGTAAGTTGTGTAAGGCAcaaaataatgtttttttttttcgtatCTTACTCATCCAAGCAACAACCATGAGATAAAATTTGTTAAATTAGGAATTTGATTTGGAACTTTCATTGAATGGCTTTTTGACTGTTTTGGCGAAACGTGACTTGGTAAATTATGGTAGCAAGTAAGCTTTTGCTAACttttatcttattttagttaGTTATTTATGTATGGGTTTCTTATCTTTCTCAAAGATCACCTACTGTGTCGGGTTTAGGGATCAATTCCAACCACAAGACCACTATTATTTTCGACTCaaaatgtgtgtatatatattttaagttcTAGCAGCTACTGATGGtctaaattaaataatatttacACAAGGCCAAGTATAACGTAATTATAAGTGATTGCAAAACAGTTATCGATTTTATTAGATTATCTATATCAATAATATTTACCTGTAATTattgggtgaaaatcattttcactCCCCAATTTTGCTTTAGAAATCGAACTCTCCCCTCAACTTTAAACAATAcacaccctccccccccccccccccccccccccctttttttatcCTATACAATAACTATTTCACTCTTGTTTTttcaatcctccatttatgtaaTACATCTTTATATtacatataatattttttttaatatatgtaTTTATAGATTATTATTTAAGTTCATTAATATTATACATAGAATAATACTTTTATGAATTTGTAACAAACTTAATGCTATTTTTTATGATTGTTATTTCAATATTATATGCAgtatgtatgtacatgcatgTGTGTATATTTAAATTTCACTTCTATGTTATTCTCTATTGTTTATATAAATAAACAAGTTTTGGTTGTCACTAATGAACTATTTATTAAATTATAGTAATAAAATTCATTTACAGTATAAATAAATCATTTTTAAAATTTGCCTCTATTTTATAATTGTTTTTGCATTACCTGCATTATATATTTATAAATTTATTACGACCTGCTATTTTTCACttgtataaataaatattaaagtcttgatttttttaataaaattattttttgtttattctgCTAATTTATTTTATTGTAGAACATCATTAACTTATAAACTCAGTTAGTATTTC
Above is a genomic segment from Lycium barbarum isolate Lr01 chromosome 12, ASM1917538v2, whole genome shotgun sequence containing:
- the LOC132624815 gene encoding homeobox-leucine zipper protein ATHB-40-like codes for the protein MTSSKNPQNDDQMLLISQYYPGNYTQQLPQQGEAKPRRRRKKNKGEASGVMMRKRKLSDEQVNMLEQSFGNEHKLESERKDKLASELGLDPRQVAVWFQNRRARWKSKKLEEEYSKLKNEHDINIVDKCRLENEVLKLKEQLSEAEKEIQRLLMDGVPSNSPTTSSLSMEAAMEPPFLGEFGLDNGFYAPENTYAQGLEWVNLYMPYHM
- the LOC132624279 gene encoding homeobox-leucine zipper protein ATHB-40-like; its protein translation is MFIIGEAKPRRWRKKNKGEASGVMMRKRKLSDEQVNMLEQSFGNEHRLESERKDKLASELGLDPRQVVVGFQNRRARWKNKKREEEYTKLKNEHDTNIVDKCRLENEVLKLKEQLSEAEKEIQRLLMERCDGVPSNSPTTSSLSMEAIRLWEFGLGNGFYAPENTYAQGLEWVNLYMQYHM